The Streptomyces pratensis genomic interval GAACCTGCGTCTGTTGCGCAGCCATGTCTCCACGGACCGCCAGGCGTGGTCGGCCACGGAGCGCGCCAGTTCGACGGACACGACCAGGATGATGTCCTGGATCAGCTCCCCGGCCATCGCGTCGACCTGTACCGACGAGTCCTTGTGTTCCAGGGCGAGTTCGTTCCGCTCAAGGGCGTCCTCGATGACCGGCGCCTTCTTCAGCCAGGCGCGCAGGGCCTTGAGGTCGTCGCGCCGGGTGTGCGTCCCGACGAGGCTGATCCGTAACTCGATCTTCCCCTGCCCCTGCTCCTGCCCGCCCGTGACCGCCCCGTCCGTCATGCCTGCCCCCATCAGCCCCATCGGCCCCGTCACCCTCGCCCCGCGAGGGTCAGGTCACTGAACAAGCAAGTATTTCACGGGCGTTGACACACGACACCCCTTTGTTCCGATGCACCTGAGGCCCGTTGCGCGCCCACCGATCACTTTCGCGCCTCCCGGCGGTCATAGAGACTGCGAGCGCCACAACCACTCCATGGTGCTCACCACGACGGACTCCAGGACGGGACACGAGAACATGACCGAAGCAGTGAAGGGCCCGGCGAGCTACTTCCCCTCGATCGAGAAGAAGTACGGCCGCCCGGTCACGGAGTGGAAGGACCTCATCCGGTCCTCGCCCCTGACCAAGCACATGGAGCTCGTCGCCTGGCTCAAGACCGAGCACGGCCTGGGCCACGGCCACGCCAACGCCCTGGTCGCGCACACACTCGCTGAGGGCAGGTAGCCCCCGGGCCTCTCCCCCTCACCGGCGCCCCCGGCCTCTCCCCCCGGACCGGGCGCCCCCAGGCCTCTCCCCCCGGGCCGGCGCCCTCATGCCTCTGCCTCTCCCCCCGGGCCGGGCGCCCTCAGGCCTCCCCGTCTGCCCCCGGGAGCGTCTGCTCGGACCAGACGGTCTTGCCCTCGGCGGCGTACCGGGTGCCCCACAACGAGGCGAGCTGCGAGATGATGAACAGCCCCCGCCCGCCCTCGTCGACCGCTCCGGCGTACTTCATGTACGGGGCGGTGGTGCTGCCGTCCCGGATCTCGCAGGTCAGCCCCCGGTCGAGGATGAGGCGCAGCTCCACCGGCGGACGGCCGTAGCGCACGGCGTTGGTCACCAGTTCGCTGACGATCAGCTCGGTGGCGTCGCCCGTGTCGCCCTCCAGGTGCCAGTCGGCCAGCCTCTTGGACGTGAGGCGGCGCGCGGTCGCCGGGGCCGTCTTGTCGTAGGGGAGCTCCCACGCGCCGTACCGGTCCTCGGGCATGGCGTGCGTCCGGGCCAGCAGCAGGGCCGAGCCGTGCAGGTCGGGGCTGTCCGGCAGGGCGTAGGCGATCGAGTCGCACAGGTCCCGCATCGGCCGGTCCGTCGGCATGAGCGCCTGGCGCAGCGCACCCGAGCTGGGCTGGGCGTGGCCCCGCAGGGCGTTGCTGTGGAGCACGAGCAGGCTGCCCTCGCGGAGCGAGAAGGAAACCGCGGCGACGGGCGCGTGCTCGGCCGTCCCCAGGGGCGGCCCCACGGGCAGGCCGACCACGTAGGCCGCGCCGTCGGGTTCGACGACGAGGGGTGCGGGATGGCCGGCGGAGACCACGGTGCACGTCTCGGTGAACGGGTCGTACACCGCGTAAGCGCAGGTCGCACCCAGCGGCTCCTGGTGCAGCGGGTCGCTCTGCGGCAGCTGGGCACGTTCCTGCGCCAGCCGCGCCGCGGTGTCGTAGAGCCGGGCGAGCAGTTCGTCGGGCTCCAGGTCCAGGGTGGCGAGAGTGTGCACGACGGTGCGCAGCTGCCCCATGGTGGTGGCCGCGTGGATACCGCCCGTCGCCACTTCTCCGATGACGAGGGCCGTACGGGCGCCCGACAGGGCGATCGTGTCGAACCAGTTGCCGGCGTCCCCGCCGGGCAGCAGCAGATGGTCCGTCTCGACGGCGGGCTGGGGCACCGGGCGCTGCGGCAGCAGGCGGCGCTGGAGGGCGCTGGCGATCGTGTACTCGTGCACGTAACGGCGGGCGTTGTCGATGCCGAGTGCGGCCCGGGACGCGATCGCCGACGCCACGGGGACGTCCTCCTCGGTGAAGGGCTCGGAGTCACCACACCGGTAGAGGCTGATCAGTCCGAGGACCGCCCCGCGCAGCGTCAGCGGCGCCAGCAGCAGCGTGTGTGCCCCGATCTTCCGTATGGAACCCACCCGCGCGGCGTCCTCGTCGGCCCACGGGGCGTCCTTCAGCGGGAGGACACGGATCCTCAGGTCGGAGAGGGCCCGCTGGTAGGGCGTCCCGGGCAGTACCGCCCGTACGTCCCCGACGGGGTGCGCGGCTTGGTTGCTGCCGCCGTAAGCGGCCCGTCGCAGCGGTACGTCCACGGCGAGCGGCCCGGGCTCGGGTGTCTCGCCGCGCAGGACGAAGTCCACGATCTCGACGACGCCGACATCCGCGTAGTCGGGGACCAACGCGTCCACGAGGTCACGGCAGGTGGCGTCGACGTCCAGCGTCCGGCCCACACTGTCGCGGACCGCGTCGAGCGCCTTGTCCCTGACCAGACGCCTGACCTGTTCGCTGACATCGACGACGGAGACGGCGACCCCCAGGACCCTGCCGTCGTCGCTCTGCCTCGCCCCGTGCCCCTCCTGGAGCCGGAACGCCGTCAGGGCGAGGGTGCGGCGTCCGCCGGGTACGTCGCCGGGGCGGGCACGGAACGGCCGCTCGATGCCGGGCACACCGGTGCGCAGGACCTCCCGTACGAAGGCCTCCACCCGCTCGGGTTCCTCGAAGGCGCACACGTCGCGGAACGGCCGGCCGCGCAGCCTCCCGTTCTCGTCCGCGTCGACGTCGGCGGAGGGGTCGCTGATCCGCAGGAGCCTGAGCCCGGGGTCGAGCACATGGACGCGTACGCGTGCCTGCGTGAACATCACGTCCAGCAGGGCCTTCCCGACCGCGTCGTCCCCCTTGCCGGGCCCCGGGCTCCCGCCGGCCGCCCAGACGGCCCAGCCGGCTCCCGCGAGGGGTTCGAGCCGGAGCCCGGCGGGCGCCCCGTCACCTCCGTCACCCCGTGTGGTGTCGCCCGCCAGTACGTCCATCACCCGAAGGCCGAGCGCATCGGCGGTGGCCGGACCGAAGCGCCGCTCCGCGGCCCGGCTCCACCCGGTGACCACTCCGGCGGCGTCCACGACCATCAGAGGCGCATCAGCCATCAGCCCAGCTCCTTCGCCCCCCTCACGGGACCCGGGGCCGGGCCTCCGCGCACGTGGACACGTACGCAATCAGCATCGGCCCCCGGTCCGCCGCCCGCTACCGGAGCGGGTGCGGCTCCGGGAGCGGGTCCGGGTGCTTACGCACTGTGCGGGTGACGGTCACACGCCGTACGTGTGACGGCGGCCGACGCTCTCGGTGTGCCCGGCATCCCCCGCCGGGCACACCGGACTCAGTCGTCCATGTCGATGTCCAGACTGTTGATCCTCGTGGTCCGGTTGTTGGCGGTGATCACGACCGGACTCTTGCCGGACACACCCTTGGTCTTCTCGACGAGTTCACGCAGGTCGTCGAGAGTGATCTCTTTGCCGGTCTTGGGCTTCAAGTGGATGCTCACAGGTGACATCGATCCATCATTTCCCTAGATGACTTCCCGGTCACCAATGCCCAACGTGCCCTCCCACCAAGCCTCTTCGGAATGCCGCCCGGGCCTCAGCGCGGGACCGTGGCCCCACGCCCCGGCCCCACCGCCGATGCCGCCGGGGGTTCGGGTGTCCCGCCCGTCCCGCGCAGGAAGACGATCGAGAAGACACCGGCGGCGGCCATGACCACGGCTGCGCCGATCGCCGCGAGGCCCAGACCGTGGGTGAAGGCGTCGCGTGCGGCGGCCAGGACGGCGTCCCCCGTCGCGGCCGGAAGTTCGCCCGCGACCGCCGCCGCACCGCCCAGGGTCTCGCGCACGGCGTCGGCACCGGGCATCCCGGCGGGCAGGGCGTCGGCCATGTCCCGGCTGTAGACAGCGGCGCCGACGGAGCCGAGGATCGCCATGCCGAGGGCTCCGCCCAGTTCCTGCCCCGACTCCAGCACGGCCGCCGCCGAACCGGCGCCCTCCGGTGGGGCGGCGCCCAGCGCCAGTTCGTTGGCGAGGGTCATGGCGGCGACCAGCCCGCCCGCGTACACGGCTGCGCCGACGAGGGCGAACCACAGGGGCGAGTCCGTACGCAGCTGCGTCAGCCAGAGGAATCCGCAACCGGCGAGGAAGAAGCCGCCGCCCATGACGTACGCACGGTCGATCCGCTGGGCGAGCGCGGCGCCGGCCGGTGCCATGAGGGCCACGCCGGCGGCGGGCACCAGGCTCCACAGCGCCGCGGTGAGGGGGCTCAGGCCGAGTACGGACTGGAGGTACTGGGTGAAGAAGACGGCCATGCCCACCGTGGCGAACATCGCGAGCAGATCGGCGAGCACCGGGCCACCGAAGTTGCGCCGGCCGAGCAGCCCGAGGTCGATCATCGGGTGGGCGAGGCGCCTCTGACGGCGTACGAAGACGACGCCGAGCACCAGCCCCGCGGCGACGCAGAGTGCGGTCAGCGGCTCGTAACCGTGCCGGGCCCATTCCTTGATGCCGTAGATGACCGCGAGCAGGGCGCAGAGCGAGAGCAGGGCGCTGCCCACGTCGAAGCGGCCGCGGGCGGTGGTCACCGTCTCCGGCACCAGGAAGGGCACCAGCAGGAGCAGCAGCACCATGGCGGGCAGATTGATGAGGAACACCGAGCCCCACCAGAAGTGTTCGAGCAGCAGCCCGCTGACCACGGGCCCCAGCGAGATCCCGGCGGTCATGACGCCGGTCCAGATGGTCACCGCCTTCCCGCGCTGCTTCGCGTCGTGGAAGAGGTTGCGGATCAGGGCGAGGGTCGAGGGCATCAGGGCGGCGCCTCCGAGCCCGAGCAGCGCGCGTACGGCGATGAGCACTTCGGCGGAGTGCGCGTACGCGGCTGCCACCGAGGCCGCGCCGAAGACGACAGCTCCCGCCAGGACCAGCGTGCGCCGCCCGATCCGGTCGCCGAGGGAACCCATGACGATGAGCATCCCGGCGAGCACGAAGCCGTACATGTCCAGGATCCACAACTGCTGCGTGGCGCTGGGCTCCAGGTCCTGGCTGACGAACGGGATCGCGAAGTAGAGGATGGACACGTCCATCGAGACGAGGAGCAGGGGCAGCATCAGGACGCCGAGGGCGATCCATTCCTTGCGGCCCGCGCGGGGACCGGGTGTGTTCTCCATACGCAGTACGGAACCGGGCCAGGACCTTACGCCGCAAACAGCTGCCTAGTGCACCGGGAAGAAACCCCAGGTGAGCGGGGTCCACCAGGGGCAGGTGCACTAGTACGGTAGCGCGATGACCACTGAACCGCCCTACCTCCGCATCGCAGGGGAGATCCGCCGCCGCATCGCGTCGGGCGAGCTCGGTCCCGGCGACCCGGTCCCCTCCACCCGTCGCATCACACAGGAGTGGGGCGTCGCGATGGCCACCGCGACGAAGGCCCTGGGTGCCCTGGCCCAGGAGGGGCTGGTGCGGGCGGTGCCCGGCGTCGGGACCGTGGTCGCGGAGTCAGGCCGCGAACGCGCCACGACGCAGGGCCGCCAGCTCAGCCGCGAGCGCGTCATCCGCGCGGCGATCGCGCTCGTGGACGAGGAGGGCCTCGCGGCGCTCTCGATGCGTCGCATCGCGACGGAGTTCGGCACCTCCACGATGGCGCTGTACAGCCATGTCCCCAGCAAGGGCGAGCTGGTCCGGCTGATGGCGGAGGCGGTGTTCGGCAGCGGCCCCGCCGGCCCACGGCCGACGGGCTGGCGCCCGATGCTGGAGCGGGAGGCACGCTGGCTGTGGAAGCAGTACGAGCAACACCCCTGGCTCGCCCGCGCCATGGCCCACCTCACCCGCCCGATGGCCTCGCCGAACGCGATGCTGTTCACCGAGCGGGTCCTGAGCGCCCTGACCGGCCTGGGCCTCACCCCGGAGCAGATGCTGCACATCCACCTAACGGTGCTGGGCTACGCCCAGGGCATCGCGATGGCCGTCGAGCTGGAGCTCCAGGCACGGCAGGACAGCGGGGTGACGGCGGACGAGTGGATGACGTCGATGGAACCCCGCATGGACGCGATCCAGGCGACGGCGGCCTACCCGGTGCTGTCCACGTTCTTCGGCAAGGACAACTTCGACCTGGAGCTGGGCACCCTCTTCGAATTCGGGCTGGCCAGGGTGCTGGACGGGGTGGAGGCGCTGGTGGAGGGGGGAACCGTGGCGGCAGACCCCGAGTGATGCCCCTCGGTCGGCCGATCGTCTCGGACCTGTATCAGCAGTGACCCGAATTCATCAGGGATTCCCCCCATGTCGCACCTTTGCAATACGATCACATTCAACAACCAGCTCCGGGCCGTCCACCCCCACACAGGCCCCGTTCCGTCTGTGCGAGGAAGCCCATGCCGCCCTATCAGCCGTCCTCGGACTGGCAGTACGAGATTCCGACGACCGGCAGCAAGCGGCTCCCGCCCGCCGCCCGTTACGTCGAATCGCTGACCCACCAGGGCTACGGGTTCGAGGCCGCGATCGCCGACCTCGTCGACAACTCCATCGACGCCGGTGCGCGCAACGTCGTCATCAGTTTCCTGCGGGACGAGGACCGCCTCGTAAGCCTCCTGGTCGTCGACGACGGACGGGGCATGAACGACGAGACGCTCGACACCGCGATGACGGTGGGCGGCCGGCAGGAGTACGGGGAGAAGGCACTCGGTCACTTCGGCGCAGGCCTCAAGGCAGCGTCCCTCTCGCACGCCGATTCGCTCACGGTGATCAGCCGCACCAAGCGCAGCCCGTCCACCGGCCGCCGGTGGCTGACGGCCCGCGCCCAGGCCGACTTCACCTGCGACATCGTGGACCCCGGCTACTGCCAGGACCTCGTCGACCGCTACGACGGCCTGATCGAGTGGCACGGCACCATCGTGCGCTGGGACAAGGTCCGGGCCTTCGACACGATTACCGCCGGACAGGCCGACCGCTATCTCGACGACGCGATCGAGAAGCTGGAGACCCACCTCGGGCTCCACCTGCACCGATTCCTGGCCGACGACACGTTCAACGTCGACATCGTCGTCGAGGACGTCACGACCAAGGAGGAGCTGGACCACCGCGGCGTCGAACCGATCGACCCCTTCGGCTACCGCATCCCCGGCAGGGCCGGTTACCCGCGTACGTACACCGCACCCGTCGAGGGCGTCGGTGACGTCGCACTGACCGCGCACATCTGGTCGCCGAAGTCCCCGCTGGTCAGCTTCCGCGGGATCGGACCGCTCGCCGAGCGGCAGGGCTTCTACATCTACCGCAACAACAGGCTCGTCCAGGCCGGCGGGTGGAACAGCACGCGCAGCGCCGAGGGGCACCTCGCGCTGGCCCGTATCGCGATCGACCTTCCGACAGAGGCGAACGACGTCTTCAGCCTCACGGTCAAGAAGGACGGCGTGACGGTCACCCCGGCCTTCGCCCGAGGACTAGAACAGGCCACGGACGCGGCAGGCCGCACATTCTCCGAGTACGTCCAGGACGCCCAGACGACGTACCGGGAGGCCGCGAAGCGCACCACCGAGGTGACGCGCGATGCGGTCATCCCGGCCGGCAAGGGCCTCGACCCGAAACTGCGGCGGGTCCTTCGGGACGAACTGCCGGAGCTGGAGGGGGAGGAACCGATCACCTTCCGCTGGGTGTCCCTGGACGCGGACCTGTTCTTCGAACTCGACCGTGACGCCCGGGAGATCAGGCTGAACAAGACGTACCGCCCGGCTTTCAACGGTGGACGGAGGGGCGGGCTCAACGACGCGCCGGTCGTGAAGAGCATGCTGTACCTCATGGTCCAGGAGATCTTCCAGAAGTCACGGGTGCGGGCCACCCGCGCCGACAAGATCGCCCTGTGGAACAGCGTCCTGGTGACAGCGGCACGCTGCGAACTCTCCCGCTGATCCCCACCGCGCCCCGTCCCTGCCGCACCTCCGCCGCATCTCCGCCGCATCTCCGCCGCATCTCCGAGAAAGCCGCGCCGCCATGACCGACCACCTGTTCAACCTGCACGGCGACGTCCTGGCCGCCATGCGCCGGGGACCGAAGCCCTTCGCGAAGCTGGCCTTCGCACTCTCGGAGGCCGATGAGCCGGCCGACACCTACACCGGCCACTTCCGCGACCGGCTCGTCGGCTCCGGCTCCGGCTCCGGCTCCGGCTCCGGGGACGAACTCACCGCGCTCTGGCACCGCACGCTGACCGCCTGGGACCTCACCGAACAGGCCGACTGGTCCACCGCGCCCGCGCGCACGGATGCCCGGCGCTCCGACACCTACGACCGGCTCGGCTTCGGAGGCGACCTGCGGAAGGCCCTGGACGCGGCGGTCCCCGTCTTCAAGGAGCCCGGGGCCACCGTCATCAGCAGGGAGTTCACGTCCTGGTACTCCAGGGACACGGCGGCAGCCCGCGCCTTCTACTGGAACTCCTACGAACAGACGCTGCGCCGCAAGGGCTGGCCGGACGCGGCCGTCTCCAGCCTGGACGAGGCGAGCCACGCCGTGGTCGAGCGCCTCTCCGATCCCACCCGCGCCGAGGCGTACGGTGCGCGGGGCCTGGTCGTCGGCTACGTGCAGTCGGGCAAGACCGCCAACTTCACAGGCGTGACGGCGAAGGCCATCGATGCCGGCTACCGCCTGGTCATCATCCTCGGAGGCACGCTGAACCTCCTCCGCGGCCAGACCCAGCGCCGCCTGGACATGGAGCTGATCGGCCAGGAGAACATCCTGCGCGGAGCCGACCCGGCCGACACCGACGCACTCGTCGACGTCGACTACCAGGACGACGAGGACTGGCCGGCGAAGTTCGTGAGCCACGGCGGCCGCCCCTCCACGCTGGGCTCCTTCGACATCGAGCGGCTCACCACCCTGAACAGGGACTACCTGGGCCTCAAAAGCGGCATCGGCGCTCTTGAGATCGGTAAGCAGGACCGAACGAAACCGCTCCACGATCCGATGAATCTGCACCACGCGGCAGCACGCGTGATGGTCGTGAAGAAGAACAAGTCCGTACTGGAAAAACTCATCAAGGATCTCAAGAGGATCGGCCCCATCCTCTCCGAGATTCCCGCGCTGATCATCGACGACGAGTCCGACCAGGCATCGGTCAACACGACGGATCCGAAGAAGTGGGAAGGCGGCACGGTCGAGCGCAAGGCGATCAACGGCCAGATCTCCCAGCTGCTCGGCCTCCTCCCCCGGGCCCAGTACGTCGGCTACACGGCGACCCCGTTCGCCAACGTGTTCGTCGACCCGGGAGACGAGGAGGACATCTTCCCCCGCGACTTCCTGATCTCGCTGCCGCGCCCGACCGGCTACATGGGCGTGCAGGACTTCCACGACCTGGAGTCCGAGGGCACCGCCGAGGAGACACACGTACGCGGCATCTACGAGGACACCGGCGACCGCCTCCAGGAGGCACTGGACGCCTTCGTACTCACCGGGGCGCTGAAGCTGTACCGAACGGACCACGGCGTCCCCGACGGGGCGTTCCGGCATCACACGATGCTGGTCCACCAGTCCGTCCGCGTGCGCGACCAGGCGGTCCTCGCTCTGCACATCAACTCGATGTGGCACAGGTCTGCCTACACAGGCCAGGAGGGCCACGCCCGCCTGGCGGCCCTTCTGGAGAAGGACTTCCAGCGGTACGCCGACGAGGGCCTCCCCACCCCGGCGTCGTACGACGAGCTGAAGCCGTACGTCTTCAACGCCCGCCGGCTCATCAACTCCGGCGGTGAGCCCGTGATCATCGTCAACGGGGACACCGACCGCGACTACGAGCAGCCCGAGCTGGACTTCGACCGGACGCCACGCGTGTGGAAGATCCTGGTCGGCGGCACGAAGCTGTCCCGTGGCTTCACGGTGGAGGGCCTCACGGTCACGTACTACCGCCGCACCACCCAGCAGGCCGACACCCTGATGCAGATGGGCCGCTGGTTCGGCTTCCGCCCCGGCTACCGCGACCTGGTCCGCCTGTACATCGGCCGCGAGGAACCGCTGGGGAAGAAGAAGACCGTCGACCTGTACGAGGCCTTCGAAGCGGTCTGCCGCGACGAGGAGACGTTCCGCACCCAGCTCACCCGCTACGCCGCCCTGGTGGACGGCAAACCGCAGGTCACGCCTGCCCAGATCCCGCCGCTGGTCTCGCAGCACCTGCCGTGGCTGAAGCCGGCGGCCCGCAACAAGATGTTCAACGCGGAGCTGGTGGAGATCAGGTCTCCGGGGCAGCCGATCGAACCCGCCGCCTACCCTGCGGACGCAGAGGCAATCGGGCGTAACACCCAACGTTGGCGACCTCTGCTCAACGCCCTCGGCTCAGCACCTGTCACGCTCACTAACCCCTCAGACAGTACGAGCTCTCTCTCGCGCAGCTTCACTGCTCTCACAACGGCCATCTCTCACGCTGAGCTTGTCGCAATCCTGAGTGCGCTTGAGTGGGATCGGCCCGAACTCTTCCGGCCCCATCTCACCTACCTCTCACAACTCGACGGCAGGCTGGCCAGGGTGAACGACTGGCTGGTCATCGTTCCCCAGCTGTCCCGCTCGAACCGAACCGAGGCCAGCATCCTGGGTTCAGTACCACTTTCGCTTGCCCGCCGAAGCCGACAGGCGGGGAAAGCCGTCTTCGGCCGCATCTCAGGTGTAGAGCACCGGACTTCAGCCCAGCGCATCATCGATGGACCGGGCAGCGTGGATCTCCCGATCAGCCCGAGCACTGGGGTGATGCTGCTCTACCCAGTAGTGGAGAGCCAGAACGACGCGGAGACAACCTCGGCAGCACCCCATGGTGTTGCCGACCCGTCAAAGGTCACGATGGCCTTCACCCTGATTCCGCCGAAGTCTGCCATCGACTCCACGCGACAGCTCCTCCGCTTCCAGGCCAAGGACTCCAGCCATGCGCGGGATGTCTTCGTGGCAACAGGTTCTTCCTGACGGTAACTACGCGATCATCCCGTTAGCCGAGGCAGTTACTACCTCCCCACCGCTTCACGAAAGAGTGTCAGGTGACTCTGTTTGACCTCCCGGGGCCAAAACCCGGCGTTTGCGACGACCCAGAGCTGATGCTGGTGCACCAGCACTTGATGCACGCCGACCCTGATGGGGACCGCTTCGCCCGAGTGCTGCGGGACACCATCGACCAACTGCTGAACGGTGAGGCTACTGGGCGCTACGACTGGGCCACTCTCTTCAAGACCGAGAAGACCCACGCGGGAACTCTTGTTGAGATCAACCTGCAGCGCGAGTTCGAGTTTCACGACGGGGTCGACATGGACTACCGCATCGAGGACATCGACGTCGACTGCAAGTACTCACAGAAATTCGGCGCCTGGATGATTCCTCCTGAGGCGGAAGGCCACCTCTGCTTGCTCGTCTGGGCTGACGACTACGAGAGCCGCTGGAGTGCTGGGCTGCTGCGCATAGAGCGTGAATGGCTCAACGGCGGAACGAACAGAGACATGAAGTTCACAGTCAAGGCGGAGCACCGCAACAGGATCACCTGGCTCTGGAAGGATGCGACGCTGCCAAAGAACGTCCTCCTGCATCTTGACCCGGACACACGAGCACGCATCCTGATCCCAGGAAAGCACAAAGGGCAGGCACGCGTCCGCGAACTATTCCGGTCCGTACTCGGCACACGAATCGGGCGCGGCGTAGTGCGCACTGCTGCTCAGCAACTCGACTACATGGCGCGTGTCCGCGAGGGGGACAGAGGGCGGGCCCGTCCGGCGCTGCGCCCGGAAGGAATTATCATCCTCGGCGACTATCAGTCACACCAAGCAGTAGCCCGCGCCCTGGGAGGTCCAGTCCCAAGGGAGGGCGAGTTCGTTGCCCATCGCGTCATTCGCGCTCTTCCTGAACATGGCGATCGCCCGCAAGCGGAAATCGACGGAGAATTCTGGGTAGTGGCGGAACCGGGCGAGACAGGCGGAATGGCACCGCGGCTGCCAGAAGCCCAGGCCGGCCGAGGAGGGTACTGAATTAACAGCCAGTAATCACAGTAGACAAGTCCGGCTGCGGGAGGGCACCAATCTCCGGGCACCTCCCGCAGCTGCACCGGCTAACGGTCGTACGGCATGCCGCCCTGAACGAGCATCGACCGATTCCAGTTCCGGAACGAGTCAGGGCGCAGAATCCGGAGGCATACTGTCGGAACTCCCGCTGCGCACGACGGTCACCGTCACTGATTCGATAGTGGACCAGGACGCACCGTCCTCGTACATCGCCGGGACCGCGGAATGCCTCCTCTC includes:
- a CDS encoding NaeI family type II restriction endonuclease, whose amino-acid sequence is MTLFDLPGPKPGVCDDPELMLVHQHLMHADPDGDRFARVLRDTIDQLLNGEATGRYDWATLFKTEKTHAGTLVEINLQREFEFHDGVDMDYRIEDIDVDCKYSQKFGAWMIPPEAEGHLCLLVWADDYESRWSAGLLRIEREWLNGGTNRDMKFTVKAEHRNRITWLWKDATLPKNVLLHLDPDTRARILIPGKHKGQARVRELFRSVLGTRIGRGVVRTAAQQLDYMARVREGDRGRARPALRPEGIIILGDYQSHQAVARALGGPVPREGEFVAHRVIRALPEHGDRPQAEIDGEFWVVAEPGETGGMAPRLPEAQAGRGGY